A single window of Methylocella tundrae DNA harbors:
- the dapF gene encoding diaminopimelate epimerase → MSPLANRLVTKMNGLGNEILVVDLRGAGFGVSAPEARAIARSKGLAFDQLMALSDPRSEGAEAYVTILNADGSEAGACGNGARCVAWTLFRDDTRDEIFIETAAGRLACRRLGEWRFEVEMGAPRLAWADIPLAKPAEDTTAIDLAFGPPGAPLLQNPSVVSMGNPHAIFFVENFATYDLAVIGPALEHDPIFPERANISLARIVSRDHIELKVWERGAGLTRACGSAACAALVAAARKNLTGRRATVSLPGGDLDIVWRESDDMVVMAGPVEFEFETELDPGLFADAAA, encoded by the coding sequence ATGAGTCCTCTCGCCAACCGGCTGGTAACCAAGATGAACGGCCTCGGCAACGAGATCCTCGTCGTCGACCTGCGCGGCGCGGGCTTTGGAGTCAGCGCGCCCGAAGCGCGGGCGATTGCGCGAAGCAAGGGGCTTGCCTTCGATCAGCTGATGGCGCTCAGTGACCCGCGCTCGGAGGGTGCTGAGGCCTATGTCACGATTCTCAACGCCGATGGCTCCGAGGCAGGCGCCTGCGGCAACGGCGCCCGCTGCGTCGCCTGGACCCTCTTTCGCGATGACACGCGTGACGAAATTTTCATAGAAACGGCGGCGGGCCGTCTCGCCTGCCGGCGTCTCGGTGAATGGCGTTTTGAAGTCGAGATGGGCGCGCCTCGCCTCGCCTGGGCCGATATTCCGCTGGCGAAACCCGCTGAGGACACGACCGCGATCGACCTCGCCTTTGGTCCGCCCGGCGCGCCGCTCCTGCAAAATCCTTCTGTCGTCAGCATGGGCAATCCGCACGCGATTTTCTTTGTCGAGAATTTTGCGACCTATGATCTCGCCGTCATTGGCCCCGCGCTGGAACATGATCCGATCTTCCCGGAGCGGGCCAATATTTCGCTCGCCCGAATCGTCTCCCGCGATCATATCGAACTCAAGGTCTGGGAACGCGGCGCCGGCCTCACCCGCGCCTGCGGCTCCGCCGCCTGCGCAGCGCTCGTCGCCGCCGCGCGCAAAAATTTGACAGGGCGGCGGGCGACCGTCTCCTTGCCGGGCGGCGATCTCGATATTGTCTGGCGCGAGAGCGACGATATGGTGGTGATGGCGGGCCCCGTCGAGTTCGAATTTGAAACCGAGCTCGATCC
- a CDS encoding cupin domain-containing protein: protein MDHLSRRMLLALSAVGGAVAAAAGANAAAFGNPDEPAEGAINSTPGAISDPGPQNPALESQFPSFQNPPATDIGDMPMFWSSFNNAHKRIQAGGWAREVTAENFPISKEISGVNMRLGPGGIRELHWHLAAEWGLITNGSCRVTVLDELGRAYVQDVKEGEIWYFPAGQPHSLQGLGPDGCEFLIVFDDGKASEFNTLLLTDLMAHTPPDILAQNFGVPAETFKSIPLHDLWIFQGKEPGSLAADQAAVNSGEAPPNPFTFSLSGSKPVKENRSGVIHLADSRTFKVSTTITAALETLKPGALRRMHWHPNADEWQYWIKGEGRMTVYDAGPRAQTADFRAGDVGYVPKSQAHYIQNTGAGELQFLTIFKAPVYQEVDVSDWLRRTPPELVAQHLNVDPAEIAKFPQGQLGLEAG from the coding sequence ATGGATCACCTGTCTCGCCGTATGCTCCTCGCCCTCAGCGCCGTTGGCGGCGCCGTCGCCGCGGCGGCGGGGGCGAACGCCGCCGCCTTCGGCAATCCGGACGAGCCCGCCGAGGGCGCGATCAATTCGACGCCGGGCGCGATTTCCGATCCCGGCCCCCAAAATCCTGCCCTCGAAAGTCAGTTTCCCTCGTTTCAGAATCCGCCTGCGACCGACATCGGCGACATGCCGATGTTCTGGTCCTCTTTCAATAACGCCCACAAGCGCATTCAGGCCGGCGGCTGGGCCCGGGAAGTGACGGCGGAAAATTTTCCAATTTCCAAGGAAATATCGGGCGTCAACATGCGGCTTGGTCCCGGCGGCATCCGCGAGCTTCACTGGCACCTTGCGGCTGAATGGGGCCTCATCACCAACGGCTCCTGCCGCGTCACCGTCCTCGATGAACTGGGACGAGCCTATGTACAGGACGTGAAGGAAGGCGAGATCTGGTATTTCCCCGCCGGGCAACCGCATTCGCTGCAGGGCCTTGGTCCCGATGGATGCGAATTCCTCATCGTCTTCGACGACGGGAAGGCTTCCGAATTCAATACGCTCCTGTTGACCGATCTGATGGCGCATACGCCGCCCGACATTCTGGCCCAGAATTTCGGCGTCCCCGCCGAGACTTTCAAATCGATTCCCTTGCACGATCTCTGGATCTTTCAGGGCAAGGAGCCGGGCTCCCTCGCCGCTGATCAGGCCGCCGTCAATTCCGGCGAGGCGCCGCCAAACCCCTTCACATTCTCCTTGAGCGGATCGAAGCCCGTGAAGGAAAATCGCTCCGGCGTCATCCATCTGGCGGACAGCCGGACGTTCAAGGTATCGACGACGATTACCGCAGCGCTCGAAACCCTAAAGCCCGGAGCGCTGCGGCGCATGCATTGGCATCCAAACGCCGACGAGTGGCAATATTGGATCAAGGGCGAAGGCCGCATGACGGTCTATGATGCTGGACCGCGCGCCCAGACCGCCGATTTCAGAGCCGGCGACGTCGGATATGTGCCGAAAAGCCAGGCCCACTACATTCAGAACACCGGCGCCGGCGAGCTGCAGTTTTTGACCATCTTCAAGGCTCCGGTTTATCAGGAAGTCGATGTTTCCGACTGGCTGAGGCGTACGCCGCCGGAGCTTGTCGCTCAGCACCTCAACGTCGATCCGGCCGAAATCGCCAAATTTCCGCAAGGACAGCTCGGCCTTGAAGCGGGTTGA
- a CDS encoding GyrI-like domain-containing protein, translated as MRFGEIRKPIALRLAFSLAFALLLGLFASAPGPACAEAGSAATPSQQEAPASPPAPDAAAPDKAAPAPEATVPEPDQQGAAPGVPSDATAETVDVPPRPVALLLGDAEWADGFKAITTAIGKVQDAIKAAGLKQAGPPFAVFLSTDDTSFHFEAMVPLAEKPGDKSDLPDGVKLGESPYGKAIKFLHRGAYDDIDSTYDLITAYLDEKGLEARNLFIEEYLTDTKESDDASLKADIYVFLK; from the coding sequence ATGAGATTTGGCGAAATCAGAAAACCGATAGCTTTGCGCCTGGCTTTCAGTCTCGCGTTCGCCTTGCTCCTTGGCCTCTTCGCCAGCGCGCCGGGGCCCGCCTGCGCCGAAGCGGGCTCCGCCGCGACGCCCTCGCAACAGGAGGCCCCGGCCAGTCCGCCCGCGCCAGACGCGGCGGCTCCTGATAAAGCGGCGCCGGCGCCGGAAGCAACCGTGCCGGAGCCCGACCAGCAGGGGGCCGCCCCGGGCGTTCCGAGCGACGCCACGGCGGAGACGGTGGATGTGCCTCCGCGTCCGGTCGCGCTCCTCCTCGGCGATGCCGAATGGGCGGATGGGTTCAAGGCCATCACAACCGCGATCGGCAAAGTGCAGGACGCCATCAAGGCCGCCGGGCTGAAGCAGGCCGGACCGCCCTTCGCGGTTTTCCTCTCGACGGACGACACCAGCTTCCACTTTGAGGCGATGGTTCCGCTCGCTGAAAAGCCCGGGGACAAAAGCGACCTTCCCGACGGCGTCAAGCTCGGCGAATCGCCTTACGGCAAGGCGATCAAGTTCCTGCACCGCGGCGCTTATGACGACATCGACTCCACCTATGACCTCATCACCGCCTATCTCGACGAGAAGGGGCTCGAGGCCAGGAATCTCTTTATCGAGGAATATCTCACCGACACAAAGGAGAGCGACGACGCCAGCCTTAAGGCGGATATTTACGTCTTTCTGAAGTGA